A genomic segment from Streptomyces sp. TLI_235 encodes:
- a CDS encoding acetyltransferase (GNAT) family protein, translated as MDTPVQSFAVANLRRRPVVVETGGFVAGFDPDTTSPFINYATPLPGAVPTAADVAGLVAAFRERGLKPRLEFAPDAAPAVEAALRAAGFTVEAEHQYLVCTPATLTPPRYGDASGPVVEAPTGDDDYAAVDAALSEAFSGEFASSPEGTARLRRTDEQGGAVRFVRSPDGGCAGGAACSAPAVGTAELAGVGTRPEFRGRGIAAAVTADLTATLFGRGAASVWLEYSGDGSRRVYERIGFRPQGRRLYIALED; from the coding sequence ATGGACACCCCTGTCCAGAGCTTTGCCGTCGCCAACCTCCGCCGCCGTCCCGTGGTCGTCGAGACCGGGGGCTTCGTGGCGGGTTTCGACCCCGACACCACCAGCCCGTTCATCAACTACGCCACCCCGCTGCCCGGCGCCGTGCCGACCGCCGCGGATGTGGCCGGCCTGGTCGCGGCCTTCCGCGAGCGCGGACTCAAGCCGCGGCTTGAGTTCGCGCCCGACGCCGCACCCGCCGTGGAGGCGGCCCTGCGCGCGGCCGGTTTCACCGTGGAGGCCGAGCACCAGTACCTGGTCTGCACCCCGGCCACGCTGACCCCGCCCCGCTACGGCGACGCGTCGGGGCCGGTCGTGGAGGCACCCACCGGTGACGACGACTACGCGGCGGTCGACGCCGCCCTGTCCGAGGCGTTCTCCGGCGAGTTCGCCTCCTCTCCGGAGGGCACCGCCCGGCTGCGCCGGACCGACGAGCAGGGCGGCGCGGTCCGTTTCGTCCGCTCCCCCGACGGCGGCTGCGCCGGCGGGGCGGCCTGCTCGGCCCCGGCGGTGGGTACCGCGGAGCTGGCCGGGGTCGGCACCCGGCCCGAGTTCCGCGGCCGCGGCATCGCGGCGGCGGTCACCGCCGACCTGACCGCGACCCTCTTCGGGCGCGGCGCCGCGTCCGTCTGGCTGGAGTACTCCGGCGACGGTTCCCGCCGGGTCTACGAGCGGATCGGCTTCCGCCCGCAGGGCCGGCGCCTGTACATCGCGCTGGAGGACTGA
- a CDS encoding anti-sigma B factor antagonist, translating into MPATSAEVVDGVTVLAPSGRIVIDNSFQLREDVRSALEDGAKKILLNLGEVTTVDSSGIGELVSAYTAVNNQGGQLKLAELPRKLYDLPSITKLLVIFEVFDTEEEAVASFS; encoded by the coding sequence ATGCCCGCCACCAGCGCCGAGGTCGTCGACGGCGTCACCGTCCTCGCGCCCTCCGGCCGGATCGTCATCGACAACAGCTTCCAGCTCCGCGAGGACGTCCGGAGCGCACTGGAGGACGGTGCCAAGAAGATCCTGCTCAACCTGGGCGAGGTCACCACGGTCGACAGCAGCGGCATCGGTGAACTGGTCTCCGCCTACACCGCCGTCAACAACCAGGGCGGACAGCTGAAGCTCGCCGAGCTCCCGCGCAAGCTGTACGACCTCCCGTCGATCACCAAGCTGCTCGTCATCTTCGAGGTGTTCGACACCGAGGAGGAGGCGGTCGCGAGCTTCTCGTGA